Proteins from one Patescibacteria group bacterium genomic window:
- a CDS encoding polysaccharide deacetylase family protein, whose protein sequence is MNKINNKKLPGKINWVNFLHIYQPPWQDKGILEQVSNESYEYLLSLFEKYSKFKASLNISGNLVEQLEDAHPDILKRLQALVKNNQIELTGSSKYHALLPMLSEKEIRRQIELNKQILSQYFDKKKIKGFYMPEMAYSDTVAKVVKKQGFEWIILDPICYKAKVDNNFLYIHHKTGLKVVFRDRQISKSYPAEIIFHKLNNLEKGTIITGTDGEIYGHFHQDWQGHIEKIMANKNLRVETVGQYLKKLKEKKRIELRAGSWESSEEELKKKNPYALWNSPKNKIHKSLWSLVDLATELVNKYKKDKNWNWARRHLDRGQSSCTFWWASAQRPSDFSPLTWNPDMIDNGSEELIKAVRSLSKASYQEKIRAEKIYIDIKKNTWLDHWRKYHK, encoded by the coding sequence ATGAATAAAATTAATAATAAAAAGTTGCCGGGTAAAATAAATTGGGTAAATTTTCTCCATATTTATCAACCACCCTGGCAAGATAAAGGTATTTTAGAGCAAGTGTCTAATGAAAGCTATGAGTATTTGCTTTCTTTGTTTGAAAAATATTCAAAATTCAAAGCTAGTTTGAATATTTCTGGTAATTTGGTGGAGCAGTTGGAAGACGCCCATCCTGATATTTTAAAACGTCTGCAAGCTTTGGTAAAAAATAATCAAATTGAGCTGACTGGTAGTTCAAAATATCATGCTCTTTTGCCAATGTTGTCAGAAAAAGAAATAAGAAGACAGATTGAACTGAACAAACAAATACTTTCTCAGTATTTTGATAAAAAAAAGATTAAAGGTTTTTATATGCCAGAAATGGCTTACTCTGATACGGTGGCTAAAGTAGTAAAAAAACAAGGATTTGAGTGGATTATTTTGGATCCGATTTGCTACAAAGCTAAAGTAGATAATAATTTTCTTTATATACATCATAAGACAGGCTTAAAGGTTGTTTTTAGAGATAGGCAAATATCAAAAAGCTACCCAGCTGAAATAATTTTTCATAAATTAAATAATCTAGAAAAAGGCACTATTATTACGGGTACAGATGGAGAAATATATGGGCACTTTCATCAGGATTGGCAGGGACATATTGAAAAAATAATGGCCAACAAAAATTTGAGAGTAGAAACCGTTGGTCAGTATTTAAAAAAATTAAAAGAAAAGAAAAGGATAGAGCTCAGAGCGGGCTCTTGGGAGAGTAGTGAGGAGGAGTTGAAAAAGAAAAATCCTTATGCTTTGTGGAATAGTCCAAAAAATAAAATACATAAGTCATTGTGGAGTCTGGTTGATTTGGCTACTGAGCTGGTAAATAAATATAAAAAAGACAAAAATTGGAATTGGGCCAGAAGACATTTAGACAGAGGACAATCATCTTGTACTTTTTGGTGGGCATCAGCTCAGAGACCGTCTGATTTTTCTCCACTGACCTGGAACCCAGATATGATAGACAATGGATCAGAGGAGCTTATTAAGGCTGTCAGATCCCTATCTAAGGCTAGTTATCAGGAAAAGATACGGGCAGAAAAAATTTATATTGATATAAAAAAGAATACTTGGCTGGATCACTGGCGTAAGTATCATAAATAA
- a CDS encoding glycogen synthase — protein MPKNKMQVIFMAAEMAPFVKVGGLADVVGSLPQALVKLSVDVKTFLPFYGLINKRKYNIKLYKKDIALKINEREHKFDLYKCLLPGSKVPVYLIKNRIFDAKQVYIDSKQSAKKKVGDVERFAFFSKAVIETIKVMKWKPDIIHAHDWHTALAPTFIDEYSLSDKDFENIKSILTIHNLAHQGITGFDILDYAGLNAHLTPALMEDYLDKDGQKIDSMKVGILSADYISTVSPTYAKEILSKEYGEGLEEYLGRRQKHLFGILNGIDTKLFDPSRDKNLKKKYNLQNFVSAKQINKKDLQKKLKLPIKDTPVLGLVSRLVSQKGIDILVPALEKNLKKYDFQVVVLGTGHPKIENAFKKLAKKYPEKVSSNISFSLPLAQKIYAGSDFFLMPSRFEPCGLGQMIAMRYGTVPIVRATGGLKDTVINNKSGIVFKKYNPTEAAKAIEISLRIWQNQAKMKKMITYGMKQDFSWDMSAKKYLSLYKKLK, from the coding sequence ATGCCAAAAAATAAAATGCAAGTTATTTTTATGGCCGCCGAAATGGCGCCATTTGTAAAAGTAGGAGGATTGGCTGATGTGGTTGGTTCATTGCCACAGGCGTTAGTTAAGCTTTCAGTGGATGTAAAAACATTTTTACCTTTTTATGGTTTGATAAATAAAAGAAAATATAATATTAAGTTATATAAAAAGGATATTGCTCTCAAAATAAACGAACGTGAGCACAAGTTCGATTTATATAAATGTCTTTTACCTGGTTCCAAAGTACCTGTTTATTTGATTAAAAATAGGATTTTTGATGCCAAACAAGTTTATATTGATAGCAAGCAAAGTGCCAAGAAAAAAGTGGGCGACGTAGAACGCTTTGCTTTCTTTTCTAAGGCGGTGATTGAAACTATAAAAGTCATGAAATGGAAACCGGATATTATCCATGCTCATGATTGGCATACGGCCTTGGCCCCGACTTTTATAGATGAGTATTCTTTGAGTGACAAAGACTTTGAAAATATAAAAAGTATCCTGACTATTCACAATCTAGCTCATCAGGGTATTACCGGTTTTGATATATTGGATTACGCTGGTTTAAATGCCCACTTAACTCCGGCTTTGATGGAGGATTATTTGGATAAAGATGGCCAAAAAATTGACTCAATGAAAGTGGGTATTTTATCGGCTGATTATATAAGTACTGTCAGTCCTACCTATGCTAAAGAAATTCTTTCTAAAGAATATGGTGAAGGTCTTGAAGAATACCTCGGCCGGCGTCAAAAACACCTTTTTGGTATATTAAATGGGATTGATACCAAATTGTTTGATCCTAGTCGTGACAAAAATTTGAAGAAGAAATACAATCTGCAAAATTTTGTTTCAGCCAAGCAAATAAATAAAAAGGATTTGCAAAAGAAGCTAAAATTACCAATTAAGGATACACCAGTTTTGGGATTGGTGTCTCGTTTGGTTAGCCAAAAAGGCATTGATATTTTGGTGCCAGCTTTGGAAAAAAATCTAAAAAAATACGACTTCCAAGTAGTAGTGCTTGGCACTGGTCATCCCAAAATAGAAAACGCTTTTAAAAAACTGGCCAAAAAATATCCGGAAAAAGTAAGTAGTAATATTAGTTTTTCACTCCCCTTGGCTCAAAAGATATATGCCGGTTCAGATTTTTTCTTAATGCCGTCTCGTTTTGAGCCTTGCGGTTTGGGGCAGATGATAGCTATGAGATATGGTACCGTGCCTATTGTCAGGGCTACGGGCGGTCTCAAAGACACTGTGATAAATAATAAGTCAGGTATTGTTTTTAAAAAATATAATCCAACAGAAGCTGCCAAAGCTATAGAAATTTCTTTGCGTATTTGGCAGAATCAGGCTAAAATGAAAAAGATGATAACTTATGGCATGAAACAAGATTTTTCTTGGGACATGTCAGCCAAAAAATATCTAAGCCTTTATAAAAAGTTAAAATAA
- a CDS encoding glycogen synthase, whose product MSKSLKIVSIASEVDPYSKTGGLADVARSLPKSLFRLGHDVIIITPFYKKIIDREKYKLEKIYNDVNLYIDKENELKVSYYRTELLPGLKVYFVRNDKYFSRRSTVYGSNHENTRFYLFQVAALKLISLLKFKADIIHCHDWQTGLIPLLKNTRFKKSQTLVNAATVYTIHNLVFQLGMNWWEVPLKHKDNGKGALPLFNDPDIEYINFAKRGILSADVINTVSETYAEEILNKNFGQDLHRILTNRKHKLYGVVNGIDNKEFNPKNDKSIFKNYDHRNIKRKKENKKFVQKLFKLPINEEIPLLCTTSRVAFQKGFDLLIKIIPQLMHFDMQLVVIGSGDKDFIKELKKVAKKYPEKLAVIPSHEKNQKYETQVYAGADMLLLPSHHEPCGINQMKSFRYGCVPIVRSTGGLSDTVDNFEPETNTGNGFTFKNYNANEFLVAITRALETYKYKKVWRDLVCRGMKPSFSWDLPARRYEDLYKEAIKFKKKNIK is encoded by the coding sequence ATGTCTAAAAGCTTAAAAATTGTATCAATTGCTTCAGAAGTTGATCCATATTCCAAGACAGGTGGATTGGCCGATGTTGCTAGGTCACTGCCCAAATCACTTTTTCGTTTGGGTCATGATGTTATTATAATTACCCCATTTTATAAAAAGATAATAGATAGAGAAAAGTATAAACTGGAAAAAATATATAATGATGTCAATCTTTATATTGATAAAGAAAATGAACTAAAGGTTAGCTATTATCGTACTGAGCTTTTGCCCGGTTTGAAAGTTTATTTTGTCAGGAATGACAAATATTTTTCCAGACGTAGCACTGTCTATGGATCCAATCATGAAAATACTCGTTTTTATCTTTTCCAAGTTGCAGCCCTCAAGCTTATTTCTCTTTTAAAATTCAAAGCAGATATTATACATTGTCATGATTGGCAGACAGGACTGATCCCACTTTTAAAAAATACTAGATTCAAAAAAAGTCAGACTTTGGTCAATGCCGCTACAGTCTATACTATTCATAATTTGGTATTTCAGCTTGGTATGAATTGGTGGGAAGTACCACTAAAGCATAAAGATAACGGCAAGGGAGCCTTGCCTTTGTTTAATGACCCTGATATTGAATACATAAATTTTGCCAAAAGAGGTATATTAAGCGCCGATGTCATCAATACGGTTTCAGAAACTTATGCAGAAGAAATATTAAATAAAAATTTTGGCCAAGATTTGCATAGGATTCTCACCAACCGAAAGCACAAGCTATATGGTGTGGTAAATGGCATTGATAATAAAGAATTCAATCCAAAAAACGACAAGAGTATTTTTAAAAATTATGATCATCGCAATATAAAAAGAAAGAAAGAAAATAAAAAATTTGTCCAAAAGCTTTTTAAGTTGCCAATTAATGAAGAGATCCCTTTACTGTGTACTACTTCACGCGTAGCTTTTCAAAAAGGTTTTGATTTATTGATAAAAATAATACCTCAGTTGATGCATTTTGATATGCAACTAGTGGTAATTGGTAGTGGCGATAAGGATTTTATCAAAGAGCTTAAAAAAGTAGCCAAAAAATATCCGGAAAAGCTGGCTGTAATTCCCTCTCATGAAAAGAATCAAAAATACGAGACACAGGTTTACGCTGGAGCAGACATGCTTCTTTTGCCATCTCATCATGAGCCATGCGGTATTAATCAGATGAAGAGCTTTCGTTATGGTTGTGTGCCGATTGTCAGGTCTACGGGCGGTTTGAGTGATACAGTGGATAATTTTGAACCAGAGACAAATACTGGCAATGGTTTTACTTTCAAAAATTATAATGCCAATGAGTTTTTGGTGGCAATCACTAGAGCTCTTGAAACATACAAGTACAAAAAAGTCTGGCGAGATTTGGTCTGTCGTGGTATGAAACCATCTTTTTCTTGGGACTTGCCGGCTAGACGTTATGAGGATTTGTACAAAGAAGCAATAAAATTTAAGAAAAAAAATATCAAATAA
- the galT gene encoding galactose-1-phosphate uridylyltransferase — protein sequence MSKMTKPEIRKDYIQEKYVIIAPKRGKRPHDTVRPGEHKKKLEASCIFCPSNLKDVKSLYRKGGKEDWAINIIKNIYPAVSTDNPKAYGHQEVVIETSDHTLELEDLSVSQIADLLEAYAARTKAISKDKKIEYILIFKNNGGVAGASLQHSHSQIFATQFLPPHIFDKSQRQQAYKLQHGHCVYCDVIHKESKGPRLIYRDKNVVAFTPYASMFNYEVWIMPLAHRDNITELTKDERNSFAKILKHILIKIGQLDLPYNFYFHQVINDNDQHLYMKIVPRGSVWAGVEIGSGLIINPIDPDDAAEFYRKDLK from the coding sequence ATGTCAAAAATGACCAAACCAGAAATAAGGAAAGACTATATCCAAGAAAAGTATGTAATTATTGCTCCCAAGCGTGGTAAAAGACCACATGATACTGTCCGTCCAGGTGAACACAAGAAAAAATTGGAAGCAAGTTGTATTTTTTGTCCGTCAAATCTAAAGGATGTAAAGAGCTTATATCGCAAAGGCGGAAAAGAGGATTGGGCTATAAATATTATAAAAAATATTTATCCAGCAGTCTCTACAGACAACCCCAAAGCTTACGGTCATCAGGAAGTAGTGATAGAAACATCTGATCATACTCTAGAGTTGGAGGATTTATCAGTAAGTCAGATAGCGGATCTTTTGGAAGCTTATGCGGCTAGGACCAAAGCCATTTCCAAAGATAAAAAAATAGAATATATTTTGATTTTTAAAAATAATGGTGGCGTGGCTGGGGCTAGTTTGCAGCACTCTCATAGCCAGATATTTGCTACTCAGTTTTTACCACCACATATTTTTGATAAAAGTCAGCGTCAGCAGGCTTATAAACTTCAGCACGGACACTGCGTATACTGTGATGTAATACATAAAGAATCAAAAGGGCCGCGGCTTATTTATAGAGATAAAAATGTAGTAGCCTTTACCCCGTATGCCTCCATGTTCAATTATGAAGTTTGGATTATGCCTCTGGCTCATCGGGACAATATCACAGAGCTTACAAAGGATGAGAGAAATTCATTTGCCAAAATCCTAAAACATATTTTAATAAAAATTGGTCAGCTTGATTTGCCTTATAATTTTTATTTTCATCAGGTCATCAATGACAATGACCAACATCTTTATATGAAAATAGTACCGCGCGGTTCAGTCTGGGCCGGAGTGGAGATTGGATCTGGACTTATCATCAATCCAATAGATCCTGATGACGCTGCTGAGTTTTATAGAAAAGATTTGAAATAG
- a CDS encoding aminoglycoside phosphotransferase family protein, with product MKRRALSEKSKAKIARLVDHDFVEGIFRQHLPKYYPDFKTMLSISSDPYKRHLGVTSAVFVVEFKIKYLDKHGKTKNLDIFASAHSDGSRKGAYQKTKALYKHGFDKGQFRVTKPLFFLSEQKAFFYESSPGRSFFYFFTENPKADLSHSLKLIAGWAKKLHQTEFKANFKWPIFDIYDMVPSPNHFVGDFLLTDKRQGKLVDKLVKDMAKTKKAYDKTIKKTIIYGDYHPENVVIKSLEAKDLEMIDFTDIALGDPMMDLGTFLQQLDFMGHNFLSRKEMNEYKKYFVESYFEQDFEQIDIQFINRINLYQSWTALRTAVFLFYMKDIENPIDDLLEDSINHLKLARENNRNINLYHHG from the coding sequence ATGAAAAGAAGAGCATTATCAGAAAAATCCAAGGCAAAAATTGCCAGATTAGTGGATCATGATTTTGTCGAAGGAATATTTAGGCAGCACTTACCAAAATATTATCCTGATTTCAAAACAATGTTGAGTATCAGTTCAGATCCTTATAAAAGACATCTGGGGGTAACTAGCGCAGTTTTTGTGGTAGAGTTCAAAATAAAATATTTGGATAAACATGGCAAAACGAAAAATTTAGATATTTTCGCCTCAGCGCATTCTGACGGATCTAGAAAAGGAGCCTACCAAAAAACAAAGGCTTTGTACAAGCATGGGTTTGATAAAGGCCAATTTCGAGTGACTAAACCTTTGTTTTTCTTGTCAGAACAAAAAGCATTTTTTTATGAGTCATCACCAGGTAGAAGTTTTTTTTATTTTTTTACTGAAAATCCTAAAGCTGATTTATCTCATTCGCTCAAACTCATTGCTGGTTGGGCTAAAAAACTCCACCAGACAGAATTTAAGGCAAATTTTAAATGGCCGATTTTTGATATTTATGACATGGTACCATCACCAAATCATTTTGTGGGCGATTTTTTATTGACTGACAAGCGTCAGGGCAAGCTGGTTGATAAGCTGGTAAAGGATATGGCCAAAACAAAAAAAGCCTATGATAAAACCATAAAAAAGACAATTATTTATGGAGATTACCACCCAGAAAATGTAGTGATAAAGAGTTTAGAGGCCAAGGATTTGGAGATGATAGATTTTACTGATATTGCTTTGGGAGATCCAATGATGGACTTGGGTACTTTTTTGCAGCAGCTGGATTTTATGGGGCATAATTTTTTGTCCCGTAAGGAAATGAATGAATATAAAAAATATTTTGTAGAAAGTTATTTTGAGCAGGATTTTGAGCAGATTGATATACAATTTATAAATCGTATCAATCTATATCAGAGTTGGACGGCTCTTCGTACGGCGGTATTTCTTTTTTATATGAAAGATATTGAAAATCCGATTGATGATTTGTTGGAGGATTCAATAAATCATTTGAAGCTGGCCAGAGAAAACAATAGAAATATTAATTTGTATCACCATGGATAA